The sequence below is a genomic window from Thiomonas intermedia.
GCTGTTCACTTTCAGGCTCAGTCAGCGGCAGACCGGACACCGAAATCCGCGCCTGGTGCTTGGGATCGGGTGGATCGACCCCTGATGGACTGGCGGCCCTCGGGAACGGCGCCAGCGGACAAATCGACTGCACGAGTCAAGGTGACTGCACGGTGACCATCACTTTCGACGACAGTCGAGCCACTGCAGGCTCCAGCACCCAAACCTACGTGACCAAGGCCATGCTATGAGCGCCAGAGCCTATTCAACCCCAACTCGCCCAACCACACCAGGCCGCCAGCGTGGCATGACACTTGTTGAACTCATGGTGGCCTTGCTGCTCGGTCTCGTCGTCACCGGTGTTGCGATCAGCGTCTTTCTGGCCAGCCGAGGCTCATTCAAAACGAATATGGCGGTCGGCGAAGTGCAGGATGGATCGCGCATTGCTTTCGAACTTCTGGCTCGCGATGCTCGGCAGGCCGGGCTGACAGGCTGCGGCAACGGAACGAGCGTGGCCAATGTCCTGAAGAACGGTACCGGTAATGCTGGAACCGCCTGGTGGGCCAATTGGGGCAATGCGGTTCATGGCTACGAAGCCAACGCGAACGACCCTGCAGTCACCGAAGGCGGCGCCACCAGCAATCGGGATGCCACCACCGATTCCGTCCAACTAATCGGCATTGAAGAAGGCGGCTTGAGTGTTCAGAGTGCCACCACGTCCAGCCTCACGCTCTGGTCCGCGGCCAGCAATTGGTCGAACGGCGACGCCTTGGTGATCTGCGACCCCGATCACGCGGCTCTCGTTCAATTGGGCAATGGCTCTGGCACCACCTCGCTGAGCTGGGCGGCCAGCGGTTCCAACCCAGGAAACTGCACAGCCAACCTCGGATTTCCGACCGTGCCGCCCGCACCTCCTGGCACGCCTGCGTGTTCCGCCGACCCCTACACCTTCCGCGCCAACGCCATGGTGTCGCGTTTGAACGTGGCGGACTGGTATGTCGGCGTCAACCCATTGGGCGCTCGCTCGCTCTATCGACGAACGCTGACAAACAGTGGCGGCAGCCTGTCGGTGACATCACAGGAAATCGTCCGCAATGTCACGAACATGCAAATTCTTTATCACGAAAACGGTGAGACCAACTATGGCGATGCCTCATCGGTCGCCGACTGGAACGCCGTCGATGCCATGCAGGTGACCCTCACCCTGCAAAGTGCCACCCAACAGTCCGTGACCGACACCAATCCGACGCCGCTCACCCGCAACGTCACCACAGTCATCGC
It includes:
- a CDS encoding PilW family protein; the protein is MTLVELMVALLLGLVVTGVAISVFLASRGSFKTNMAVGEVQDGSRIAFELLARDARQAGLTGCGNGTSVANVLKNGTGNAGTAWWANWGNAVHGYEANANDPAVTEGGATSNRDATTDSVQLIGIEEGGLSVQSATTSSLTLWSAASNWSNGDALVICDPDHAALVQLGNGSGTTSLSWAASGSNPGNCTANLGFPTVPPAPPGTPACSADPYTFRANAMVSRLNVADWYVGVNPLGARSLYRRTLTNSGGSLSVTSQEIVRNVTNMQILYHENGETNYGDASSVADWNAVDAMQVTLTLQSATQQSVTDTNPTPLTRNVTTVIALRNRVS